From Spirosoma aerolatum, one genomic window encodes:
- a CDS encoding PQQ-dependent sugar dehydrogenase, translating to MIKRMIVPVGSVGLLLIGLTMDACGQQTAGSGTASVETKAPNSTYKSAFAGQTRIAGTKTTTPYEGKVLTEALTSPWGITSLPDGRLLITQREGSMRIVTTAGKVSDPITGLPAVNSSGQGGLLGVRVDPDFATNRMVYWVFSEPLSDGNLTAVAKGKLSADEKKIENATVIYRATPAYKGNLHYGGRILIDKQGNLVISTGERSDLVTRPQAQSLNSGLGKVIRITKDGKPASGNPFVGRADARPELYSYGHRNVQSLAFHPVTGDLWEGEFGPRGGDEINRIQPGKNYGWPTITYGIEYSGQKVGEGIQQKEGLEQPVYYWDPSVSPSGMTFYSGNNVPEWNNNLFIGTLSGMHVLRLVIENNKVVGEERLLSDQLQRFRDITQGKDGALYAVTDQGRLYRIDKK from the coding sequence ATGATAAAACGAATGATAGTGCCAGTCGGCAGTGTAGGCTTACTTCTGATTGGTCTTACGATGGACGCCTGTGGTCAGCAAACGGCTGGCAGTGGTACCGCATCCGTCGAAACAAAAGCGCCTAATTCAACGTATAAATCGGCTTTTGCAGGTCAAACACGAATCGCAGGCACAAAGACGACAACGCCCTACGAAGGCAAAGTACTAACCGAAGCCCTTACAAGTCCCTGGGGTATAACCAGTCTGCCTGATGGTCGATTGCTTATCACACAGCGGGAAGGTTCCATGCGCATCGTTACAACGGCCGGAAAAGTGAGTGACCCTATTACGGGTTTACCAGCCGTAAACTCATCTGGTCAAGGCGGTCTTCTGGGCGTTCGGGTCGACCCCGATTTTGCCACGAATCGCATGGTGTACTGGGTATTTTCAGAGCCCCTGTCTGATGGAAATCTGACAGCCGTTGCAAAGGGTAAACTGTCGGCAGATGAGAAGAAAATAGAAAACGCTACGGTCATCTACCGGGCTACCCCAGCCTATAAAGGGAATTTGCACTATGGTGGCCGGATCCTGATCGATAAGCAGGGCAATCTGGTGATTAGTACCGGCGAACGGTCGGACCTCGTAACGCGTCCACAGGCCCAATCCCTTAATTCCGGTTTAGGCAAAGTGATTCGCATTACTAAAGATGGTAAACCCGCTTCGGGCAATCCATTCGTGGGTCGGGCCGACGCGCGTCCTGAATTATACTCCTACGGGCATCGGAATGTACAGAGCCTGGCATTTCATCCGGTTACGGGCGATCTGTGGGAAGGTGAGTTTGGGCCACGGGGTGGCGATGAAATCAACCGGATTCAGCCGGGTAAAAACTATGGCTGGCCCACTATTACGTATGGGATCGAATACAGTGGCCAGAAAGTAGGAGAAGGTATTCAACAGAAAGAGGGGCTCGAACAGCCCGTTTACTACTGGGACCCCAGCGTTTCGCCCAGCGGTATGACGTTCTACAGCGGCAACAATGTACCGGAGTGGAACAACAACCTGTTTATTGGTACGCTGAGTGGCATGCACGTGTTACGACTGGTTATCGAGAACAACAAAGTAGTTGGTGAAGAACGACTATTGTCGGACCAGCTTCAGCGTTTCCGGGATATTACTCAGGGGAAAGATGGGGCTCTGTATGCCGTTACCGATCAGGGGCGGTTATACCGAATCGATAAAAAATAA
- a CDS encoding sensor histidine kinase, giving the protein MVQLRTLNQDGRPQQEALTQGLFWMGYFLFEWLNTGAYMDNFQQSFRQIALNIPLLLIAGYWHLLITVRRFLLAGRMTSFWLSLIGGIIVFGLLRRMTNYTFLYPVYYPDGLQKPLFYWPKVLAESMQLHLVVGLFVAVELVRHALRQQQLSETYRREKLSAEYRLLQSQVQPHFLFNTLNNLISVSIHQPAQMPHLLQRLAGLLSYQLHESHRSEVPITKEVGYLSDYIALEKIRYGDRLDVQTNFDELNSLNQVMIPPMLLLPFVENAFKHGAAQTETACWIQLHLSQRSNRLVFSVENSVPDDVVYPETSGLGLTNLKRRLDILFPGQYELVTLPEDSQFLAVLKFSLT; this is encoded by the coding sequence ATGGTTCAATTGCGGACGCTTAACCAGGACGGACGACCTCAGCAAGAAGCCTTGACGCAGGGGCTTTTCTGGATGGGCTATTTTCTGTTCGAATGGCTCAACACAGGAGCGTACATGGACAATTTCCAGCAAAGCTTTCGCCAGATAGCGCTGAATATTCCATTGCTGCTGATTGCCGGATACTGGCATCTGCTTATTACCGTACGGCGGTTTTTGCTGGCCGGTCGTATGACCAGTTTCTGGTTAAGCCTGATTGGCGGAATCATCGTGTTCGGGCTTTTGCGCCGGATGACGAACTATACATTTCTGTATCCGGTCTACTACCCGGATGGTCTGCAAAAGCCACTTTTTTACTGGCCAAAAGTGCTGGCTGAATCCATGCAGCTTCATTTAGTGGTTGGCCTTTTTGTGGCTGTCGAGTTGGTTAGGCACGCGTTGCGCCAGCAGCAGCTGAGCGAAACGTATCGACGGGAAAAGCTATCGGCCGAATACCGATTGCTACAATCGCAGGTACAGCCCCACTTTTTGTTCAATACACTCAATAACCTGATTTCGGTTTCGATACACCAGCCTGCACAGATGCCGCATCTACTGCAACGGCTGGCCGGACTGCTCAGTTACCAACTGCATGAAAGTCACCGCTCTGAAGTGCCAATCACCAAAGAAGTCGGTTATCTGTCAGATTATATTGCATTGGAGAAGATCCGGTATGGCGATCGACTGGACGTACAGACAAACTTTGATGAACTGAATAGTCTGAATCAGGTGATGATTCCACCTATGCTTTTATTGCCGTTTGTCGAAAACGCGTTCAAACATGGGGCGGCTCAAACGGAGACGGCTTGCTGGATTCAACTACATTTGTCGCAGCGTAGCAACCGACTGGTTTTTTCTGTCGAAAACTCGGTGCCTGATGATGTTGTCTATCCCGAAACGTCGGGGCTAGGATTAACGAATCTTAAACGACGGTTGGACATCTTATTTCCAGGGCAATATGAGCTGGTGACGTTGCCCGAAGACAGTCAGTTTTTGGCCGTCCTGAAATTCAGCTTAACTTAA
- a CDS encoding TonB-dependent receptor, protein MLNSTLLWLGFASTHVAGDTIPSPDTLRSRELAEVVVSASRVPESILRSPVSIEVLDARRIRLSAQPSYFDAIENLKGVQVLTSSLGFKVYNTRGFANTTNVRFVQLVDGRDNQAPHIGAPIASALAPSDLDIQRVEVVPGVASALYGMNALNGLVNIITRNPFDSPGLSIGQKTGLNHVADVSVSAQLYSHTSLRYAQRIGNRFAFKVNLVYQRGYDWIAANSMDLNPTGNSSLGLLGADNPALDPVNSYGNESANRRTLTLGGKRYSIARTGYYESQVTDYRLLNLRGDLSLHYRFNPTTEIAYTYQGATLNNVYQRTNRFRLENYALDQHSLTFTSPSVQIRAYRSREDTGDSYNIRSMAENIDKSFKSDNQWFADFTSQFNTDTKADMTVPDALRDARSFADRGRPVPGTAAFNTLISTLRAINNWDIGAALQVKSWLYHTEGQWEPTKVLWKNFRQQTGIDLLMGFDFRRYVVFPDGNYFINPTNPGHNLVYGKEGGFVQASRNFLDDRLKVTGSLRLDKNTYFDPRLNPRLALVYSPTESHNLRLSYQNGYRFPSLFEAFSNVNSGGVKRVGGLPIMSKGIYENTYLVTSINTFQAAITTDVNTNGLSTSQAIQKNKGLLKASPYTYLKPEQINSFEIGYKGLWFAQRLYVDVDFYYSAYRNFIAQVNANLPKGSNSDSLAYYFSTSTMQDRYRLWTNSQTRVYNYGASAALRYSLTTNWALGGNASFAKLDRAENGDGLESAFNTPQWITNLTVTNGNLWNGIGFSINYKYQRSFLWQSELATGTVPAINTVDAQLSYQLRKACVLVKIGGTNLFNQPYYTFIGGPAVGGFYYTNLIWELPRK, encoded by the coding sequence ATGCTCAACTCTACACTTCTCTGGCTAGGTTTTGCTTCTACGCATGTCGCGGGTGATACAATACCTAGTCCAGATACCTTACGTTCACGCGAATTGGCTGAAGTTGTTGTTTCGGCTTCACGGGTACCCGAATCGATTCTACGATCTCCGGTAAGTATTGAAGTGCTGGATGCCCGACGCATTCGACTATCGGCTCAACCCTCTTACTTCGATGCCATTGAGAATCTGAAAGGTGTTCAGGTATTGACCTCCAGCCTGGGTTTTAAGGTGTACAACACACGGGGCTTTGCCAATACAACCAACGTTCGGTTTGTGCAGCTCGTCGACGGTCGCGACAATCAGGCTCCCCATATCGGCGCTCCCATTGCCAGTGCTTTAGCTCCCTCTGATTTGGACATTCAACGTGTGGAAGTGGTGCCCGGTGTTGCGTCGGCGCTGTACGGTATGAATGCCCTCAATGGGCTGGTCAATATTATCACGCGGAACCCATTCGATTCACCCGGTCTGAGTATTGGGCAAAAAACCGGCCTCAACCATGTAGCCGATGTGTCCGTTTCAGCGCAGCTATATTCCCATACCAGCCTACGCTACGCCCAGCGCATAGGCAATCGGTTTGCCTTCAAAGTCAATTTGGTCTATCAGCGCGGGTATGACTGGATTGCCGCTAATTCGATGGATCTGAATCCAACGGGAAACAGCTCCTTAGGGCTGCTGGGCGCGGACAACCCGGCACTAGACCCGGTGAATAGCTATGGGAACGAATCGGCTAACCGACGAACCTTAACACTAGGCGGCAAACGGTACAGCATAGCCCGCACGGGGTATTATGAATCTCAGGTTACCGACTATCGGCTGCTGAATCTGCGGGGCGACCTTTCGCTCCACTATCGCTTCAACCCTACCACCGAAATTGCGTACACATATCAGGGAGCTACGCTTAACAATGTGTATCAGCGCACTAACCGCTTTCGACTGGAAAATTATGCGCTGGATCAACACAGTCTGACGTTTACATCGCCTTCCGTACAAATCCGCGCATATCGCTCTCGGGAAGATACAGGTGATTCTTATAACATCCGGTCGATGGCGGAGAACATCGATAAATCATTCAAATCGGATAATCAATGGTTTGCTGATTTTACCAGTCAGTTCAACACCGACACCAAAGCCGATATGACAGTTCCTGATGCGCTCCGCGACGCCCGATCATTTGCCGATCGGGGCCGACCCGTTCCGGGCACAGCAGCATTTAATACATTGATTAGTACCCTTCGAGCAATCAACAACTGGGATATTGGGGCTGCTTTACAAGTTAAATCCTGGCTATACCATACTGAAGGGCAGTGGGAGCCAACCAAAGTGCTCTGGAAGAATTTTCGACAACAGACAGGTATTGATCTGCTGATGGGCTTCGATTTCCGGCGTTATGTCGTCTTCCCCGATGGCAACTATTTCATCAATCCAACCAACCCTGGGCATAATCTGGTTTATGGAAAGGAAGGTGGTTTTGTACAGGCCAGCCGCAACTTTCTGGACGACCGACTAAAAGTGACTGGCTCACTACGGCTCGATAAAAATACCTATTTTGACCCTCGGCTGAACCCTCGACTGGCACTGGTTTACTCCCCTACCGAGTCCCATAACCTCCGATTATCTTATCAGAATGGGTATCGGTTCCCATCGCTTTTTGAGGCTTTTTCAAATGTCAATTCGGGCGGTGTCAAGCGCGTCGGCGGACTTCCGATCATGTCGAAAGGTATTTACGAAAATACCTATCTAGTCACGTCCATCAATACTTTTCAGGCAGCCATTACAACCGATGTGAATACCAACGGCCTATCCACCAGTCAGGCTATTCAGAAAAACAAAGGGCTCCTGAAGGCAAGCCCCTATACATACCTTAAACCCGAGCAAATCAATAGTTTTGAGATCGGCTATAAAGGGCTCTGGTTCGCACAACGCCTGTATGTGGATGTTGATTTTTATTACAGCGCCTATCGAAATTTTATCGCACAGGTTAATGCCAATCTTCCTAAAGGAAGCAACTCCGACTCGCTGGCCTATTATTTTTCGACTTCAACGATGCAGGATCGGTATCGGCTCTGGACCAATTCACAAACCCGCGTGTACAACTATGGCGCGAGCGCTGCCCTGCGTTATAGCCTGACAACCAACTGGGCACTGGGCGGTAATGCATCCTTTGCAAAACTCGACCGGGCCGAAAATGGGGACGGGCTGGAAAGCGCCTTTAACACACCCCAGTGGATTACCAACCTAACCGTTACGAACGGAAACCTTTGGAATGGTATTGGCTTTTCTATCAATTATAAATATCAACGCAGCTTCCTGTGGCAATCAGAACTAGCTACAGGGACGGTGCCAGCCATCAACACCGTAGATGCACAACTCAGTTATCAACTCCGCAAAGCATGCGTTTTAGTCAAAATAGGTGGTACCAACCTATTCAATCAACCTTACTACACCTTTATTGGAGGGCCAGCCGTAGGAGGATTCTATTACACAAACCTGATATGGGAGTTGCCCAGAAAGTGA
- a CDS encoding Fpg/Nei family DNA glycosylase, translating to MPELPEVEIRRQYLETSSLYQPISHIEVEDKKLLTTDYHTLQERLTGRQFVGTERVGKNLFIRTDQPGIIVHMHFGMTGDLEYYHSSIDRPRFARIVFEFTNGFNLGFLCPRKFERIGLIENIDEFLNRKKIGSDGLAISVDELTEQVRRKKALIKPVLLDQRVVAGLGNWIVDEVLFQARIHPEQRADTLSEIQISQLHNAIRLVLNTAIQYEATYRDFPIDFLIHVREWDNSPYDDVEAHKFCPRCHTRIERSVVGGRTTFFCPREQFLH from the coding sequence ATGCCAGAACTTCCAGAGGTCGAGATCCGACGCCAATACCTCGAAACTTCATCGCTTTACCAGCCTATCAGCCACATTGAGGTGGAAGATAAAAAATTGCTCACTACAGATTACCATACGCTTCAGGAAAGGCTTACAGGCCGACAATTCGTCGGAACGGAGCGGGTGGGAAAAAACCTGTTTATACGCACCGACCAGCCGGGTATTATCGTTCACATGCACTTTGGCATGACGGGTGATCTGGAATACTATCACTCGTCTATCGACCGACCGCGCTTTGCCCGAATCGTATTCGAATTTACAAATGGCTTCAATCTGGGTTTCTTATGCCCTCGGAAATTCGAGCGGATAGGTCTGATCGAAAACATAGACGAATTCCTGAACCGAAAGAAAATTGGTTCGGATGGACTTGCCATATCTGTAGACGAATTAACCGAACAGGTCCGGCGTAAAAAAGCGTTGATCAAGCCTGTTTTGCTCGATCAACGTGTGGTAGCAGGGCTGGGCAACTGGATTGTCGATGAAGTATTGTTTCAGGCACGGATTCATCCTGAGCAACGCGCCGATACGCTCAGTGAGATTCAGATAAGCCAGTTACACAACGCTATCCGCCTTGTTCTCAATACCGCTATTCAGTATGAAGCTACCTATCGTGATTTCCCTATTGATTTTCTGATTCACGTTCGCGAGTGGGACAATTCACCCTACGATGATGTCGAAGCGCACAAATTCTGTCCTCGTTGTCATACCCGAATTGAGCGCTCGGTAGTTGGTGGACGCACTACCTTCTTCTGCCCCCGCGAGCAGTTCCTCCATTGA
- a CDS encoding pirin family protein: MIQRTISDIRTATPNSVGDGFIGLNAFHPQGSRPFSPFLLLDHHGPMQVKPSEYPKGVDQHPHRGFETVTIVYEGALEHRDSAGNHGKLFAGDVQWMTAAAGIIHEEKHERAFSRQGGRLDFVQLWVNLPAQYKMNPPRYQDIAASTITTSTLAGGGQLRVIAGELAGLQGPANTFSPVVVADLSLNQGQIETLRIPQSYALMVYVLRGSATLNSTPIDRGQIALLNQDGDSISLSATDNTKLLILAGEPIQEPMAVYGPFVMNTREEILEAFEDFQAGRMGVLH, from the coding sequence GTGATACAACGAACAATCTCTGATATTCGCACGGCTACCCCCAATAGCGTTGGGGATGGCTTCATTGGTCTGAATGCATTTCATCCACAAGGCTCGCGCCCTTTTAGTCCGTTTCTGCTTCTGGACCATCATGGCCCAATGCAGGTAAAGCCTTCTGAATACCCCAAGGGAGTGGATCAACACCCACACCGGGGATTTGAAACGGTTACGATTGTTTACGAAGGCGCTTTAGAACATCGCGATTCGGCCGGAAATCATGGAAAACTCTTTGCCGGTGATGTCCAATGGATGACGGCTGCGGCAGGTATTATTCATGAAGAAAAACACGAGCGTGCCTTTTCCCGTCAGGGTGGCCGACTGGATTTTGTACAGCTATGGGTCAACTTACCGGCGCAATACAAAATGAATCCACCCAGATATCAGGATATTGCAGCCTCAACCATCACCACGTCTACATTAGCGGGCGGTGGTCAGTTGCGGGTCATTGCGGGCGAACTGGCGGGTTTACAAGGTCCAGCCAACACATTTAGCCCAGTCGTTGTAGCTGATCTGTCGCTGAATCAGGGGCAGATCGAAACCTTAAGAATTCCTCAATCGTACGCCCTGATGGTTTACGTATTAAGGGGTTCGGCAACGCTCAATTCAACGCCAATTGATCGGGGACAGATTGCCCTCCTGAATCAGGATGGCGACAGCATTTCTCTTTCGGCTACTGACAATACAAAGTTGCTTATTCTGGCCGGAGAACCCATCCAGGAGCCAATGGCAGTATATGGACCGTTTGTGATGAACACGCGAGAAGAAATTCTGGAAGCGTTCGAGGACTTTCAGGCCGGACGTATGGGCGTTTTGCACTAG
- a CDS encoding DNA polymerase Y family protein, whose amino-acid sequence MKRNRLGTHTLPTVLFVDMNSFFASCEQQVNYWLRGRPVGVCVYTGRHGCVIAPSIEAKLRGVKTGMRLDEAIVLCPDLVPIETHPNRYREFHVKIIDVLRQFSDDVVPKSIDEAVVDLTNYQLVYKDVRQTALAIKQAIREKVGDWLRCSIGMAPNVFLAKLASDIQKPDGMTLITPETIDDVLRSLTLTDLPGIGQRMAARLQAGGVLTPIDLRYAKPEHLRAVCQSIVGWHWHLRLNFGGEVDFDTVEENKSMSAMRTISADQRYSPERLDELLQSLCLTLERRMVRKELFCQDLSFSCRYHSGKTYNYEVHFSEPKQDGPELYRIIRERLDKFQAAHRCEPVLNEQLRSMCVAVFRFIPAEVVPLSLFENDSRKATLRKTLYELKTKFGADKLMRATELRDNPVYRDVIGFGNIKDL is encoded by the coding sequence ATGAAACGGAACCGATTGGGCACACACACGCTGCCAACAGTACTTTTTGTCGATATGAACAGCTTTTTTGCCTCGTGTGAGCAGCAGGTAAATTACTGGTTACGTGGTCGGCCAGTGGGGGTGTGCGTATATACAGGGCGGCACGGTTGCGTGATTGCTCCATCTATTGAAGCCAAATTGCGCGGGGTGAAAACCGGAATGCGACTGGACGAGGCAATCGTACTCTGCCCGGATTTAGTACCCATTGAAACGCATCCCAATCGATACCGTGAATTCCATGTCAAAATCATCGACGTACTTCGGCAATTTTCAGACGATGTGGTGCCCAAGAGTATTGACGAGGCCGTGGTGGATTTAACAAACTACCAACTGGTTTATAAAGATGTACGACAAACGGCTTTAGCAATTAAACAGGCTATACGCGAAAAAGTGGGCGATTGGCTTCGGTGCTCGATCGGTATGGCTCCAAATGTGTTTCTGGCCAAACTGGCATCGGATATTCAAAAGCCCGACGGCATGACCCTTATTACGCCTGAAACCATTGACGATGTACTCCGTTCATTAACCCTAACCGATTTGCCGGGGATTGGCCAGCGTATGGCAGCTCGTTTGCAGGCAGGTGGTGTACTTACGCCGATCGACCTGCGCTACGCCAAACCAGAGCACCTTCGGGCTGTTTGTCAGAGTATTGTGGGATGGCACTGGCATCTACGGTTAAATTTTGGCGGAGAAGTTGACTTTGATACAGTCGAAGAGAATAAAAGTATGTCAGCCATGCGAACTATCTCGGCCGATCAGCGGTACTCTCCCGAGCGACTGGATGAGTTGTTACAATCGCTTTGCCTGACGCTCGAACGACGGATGGTTCGTAAAGAGCTATTCTGTCAGGATTTATCGTTCTCCTGCCGCTATCATTCGGGCAAGACCTACAACTATGAAGTCCATTTTTCAGAGCCAAAGCAGGATGGCCCCGAACTCTATCGAATTATTCGGGAGCGGTTGGATAAATTTCAGGCTGCTCATCGGTGCGAACCTGTTCTGAACGAACAGTTACGAAGTATGTGTGTGGCTGTTTTTCGGTTCATTCCTGCTGAAGTCGTTCCGCTTAGTTTATTTGAAAATGATAGCCGTAAAGCCACACTTCGTAAAACGCTGTATGAACTGAAAACAAAATTTGGTGCTGATAAGCTGATGCGAGCTACCGAACTGCGCGACAATCCCGTATATCGGGATGTAATTGGCTTCGGGAATATCAAAGACTTATAA
- a CDS encoding LexA family transcriptional regulator yields MTIQDRLKQVFDALGITIYQISKELGENPSKFYNILNGRAKPSYDTIMSLLTCYPQISSDFLIRGKLPVLNTPETNVRLMTSDDDTLEVPFIPVKFYASFVESYADGINGADMETFRVRKAVMKNQKQAVVLEISGNSMSPQLIHGAKVLAVPVSDSNWEYQSGGVYAVMYRDYFVVKRIRDNELLTRKYLTLHSDNPNGGNVTVPLQDIRGIWKIVSIVEAPVE; encoded by the coding sequence GTGACGATTCAGGACCGACTAAAGCAGGTTTTCGATGCCCTGGGCATAACGATCTACCAGATTTCTAAGGAGTTAGGCGAAAACCCTTCTAAATTTTATAATATTCTGAACGGTCGGGCCAAACCGTCGTACGATACGATTATGAGTTTGCTGACCTGCTACCCACAAATCAGTTCCGACTTTCTGATTCGGGGAAAATTACCAGTCTTAAATACACCGGAAACAAATGTGCGGCTAATGACGTCCGACGATGATACTCTTGAGGTACCCTTCATCCCGGTCAAGTTTTACGCCAGCTTCGTGGAAAGCTATGCCGATGGAATCAATGGGGCGGATATGGAGACTTTCCGGGTTCGGAAAGCAGTCATGAAAAACCAAAAACAGGCTGTAGTACTCGAAATTTCGGGCAATAGCATGAGTCCTCAACTGATCCACGGTGCTAAAGTTCTGGCGGTTCCGGTCAGTGACAGTAACTGGGAATACCAGTCAGGTGGGGTTTATGCAGTGATGTATCGGGATTATTTCGTCGTTAAACGCATTCGGGATAACGAGCTCTTGACCCGTAAATACCTTACACTCCATTCCGACAACCCCAACGGCGGTAACGTGACAGTTCCCTTACAGGATATTCGGGGTATCTGGAAAATCGTCTCAATCGTAGAAGCGCCAGTTGAATAA
- a CDS encoding ABC transporter ATP-binding protein, translating into MQNPYIALLRTAWTYARHEKRQYVLVYFLFVMANAVAALRPLLFGWFIGELQQQGTSILKLGWLYAGGYMGLEVLEWVFHGPARVMERKLAFNLSRNFLDELFHKTLHLPVGWHKDHHSGATINRIRKAYDALKTFFQDGFMYLQALAKFVFSFGAMLYFSPAFGLIGVGLGILTIWIILRFDRPFIVALDETNEREHVVSSTLFDSLSNIITVITLRLEQRIQDSLIHKIAAVFPPFIRQVKINEWKWFVASMLVGLIYVVLATGYVYQHYEPGQVFLVGGLVTLLGYVNQFTSVFNDIAWQYTQIVQYNTDVQTVRSINEAYVRYERPEDASLPEGWQTIDITGLNFSHSRPAGRTQKAVHLNGLAIRLSRGKRIAFIGESGSGKSTLLTLLRGLYIPEPGLSVRVDGATYLDLNAVANTVTLFPQEPEIFESTIAYNITLGLPFEEKDIQEVCRVARFDEVVRRLPNGLETNIQEKGVNLSGGQRQRLALARGILAARASGVVLLDEPTSSVDPKTELQIYRELLREFADKAVVSTLHRLHLLPLFDYIYIMQDGRIVDEGTFPELQQNSANFQDMWAHQKDVEKVVR; encoded by the coding sequence ATGCAAAATCCGTATATCGCCTTACTGCGCACGGCCTGGACGTATGCCCGACACGAAAAGCGACAGTATGTGCTGGTCTATTTTCTGTTCGTCATGGCCAATGCAGTAGCCGCTTTACGACCATTATTATTTGGCTGGTTTATCGGTGAACTTCAGCAACAAGGTACGTCAATTTTAAAATTGGGGTGGCTTTATGCAGGTGGATACATGGGACTGGAAGTACTGGAATGGGTGTTTCATGGCCCCGCTCGGGTTATGGAACGAAAGCTGGCGTTTAACCTGAGTCGGAATTTTCTGGACGAGTTGTTTCACAAAACACTGCATTTGCCGGTCGGCTGGCATAAGGATCACCACAGTGGAGCGACCATCAATCGAATTCGTAAGGCGTACGATGCCCTGAAGACGTTTTTTCAGGATGGATTTATGTATTTGCAGGCCCTGGCTAAATTTGTCTTTTCCTTTGGGGCTATGCTCTATTTCTCTCCCGCCTTCGGACTGATTGGTGTGGGCCTGGGTATACTGACTATCTGGATTATTCTCCGGTTTGATCGCCCATTTATCGTCGCCCTGGACGAGACGAATGAACGGGAACATGTGGTTTCATCAACGCTTTTCGATAGCCTGTCCAATATCATTACCGTTATTACACTTCGGTTGGAACAACGAATTCAGGATAGTTTGATACATAAAATAGCGGCTGTTTTTCCTCCCTTTATCCGGCAGGTAAAAATCAATGAATGGAAGTGGTTTGTGGCGTCGATGCTGGTTGGCCTTATTTATGTTGTGCTGGCTACGGGCTATGTTTATCAGCATTATGAGCCGGGTCAGGTGTTTCTGGTGGGGGGATTGGTAACCCTATTAGGCTATGTGAACCAGTTTACCAGCGTGTTCAACGACATTGCCTGGCAGTACACGCAAATCGTGCAGTATAATACCGATGTGCAGACAGTACGATCCATTAATGAAGCGTATGTCCGTTATGAACGCCCTGAAGATGCGAGTTTGCCGGAGGGCTGGCAGACTATCGACATTACCGGGTTGAACTTCTCGCACAGTCGTCCGGCAGGGAGGACACAAAAAGCGGTTCATCTGAACGGACTGGCAATTCGCCTGAGCCGGGGAAAACGGATCGCCTTTATTGGGGAAAGTGGTTCTGGTAAAAGTACGTTGCTAACCCTGCTGCGTGGCCTGTACATTCCTGAACCAGGGTTGTCGGTTCGGGTTGATGGAGCTACTTATCTGGATTTGAATGCCGTTGCGAATACTGTAACCCTATTTCCGCAGGAACCAGAGATTTTTGAGAGCACAATTGCCTACAATATCACCCTTGGATTGCCCTTTGAGGAAAAAGATATACAGGAAGTTTGTCGAGTCGCCCGTTTTGATGAAGTCGTACGTCGATTACCTAACGGACTGGAAACGAATATTCAGGAAAAAGGGGTGAACTTATCGGGTGGGCAACGTCAGCGACTGGCATTGGCACGCGGTATATTAGCCGCTCGTGCCAGTGGTGTTGTGTTGCTGGATGAACCGACGAGTAGCGTAGATCCCAAAACGGAACTTCAGATCTATCGGGAACTTCTGCGGGAGTTTGCCGATAAAGCGGTTGTATCGACCTTACATCGGCTTCATCTACTGCCGTTGTTCGATTATATCTATATCATGCAGGATGGCCGGATCGTTGATGAGGGTACTTTTCCGGAACTTCAACAAAACAGCGCTAATTTCCAGGATATGTGGGCGCACCAGAAGGATGTTGAGAAAGTGGTCAGGTAA